The sequence below is a genomic window from Denitratisoma sp. DHT3.
TCGCCGACCAGGATGATGTCCGGGTCCTGGCGCAGGGCGGAGCGCAACACGCGGGAAAAGCTGAGGTCGATCTTTTCATGGACCTGCACCTGGTTGAGGCCCGGCAGGCGGTATTCCACCGGATCCTCGACGGTGATGATCTTTTTTTCCGGCGTATTGAGTTCGTTCAATGCCGCGTACAGGGTCGTCGTCTTGCCCGAGCCCGTGGGGCCGGTGACCAGGACGATGCCCGAGGGGCGGCCGATCACGTGGCGGAAGCGCTCCAGCACGCGCGGCGGCATGCACAGCCGATCGAGTTCCATGAGACCGGTGTTCTGCACCAGCAGACGCATCACCACCGACTCGCCGTGCTGGGTGGGCATGGTTGAGATACGCACATCCACGCTCAAGCCGCGGATGCTGATGTTGAAGCGGCCGTCCTGGGGCAGGCGCTTTTCCGAAATGTCCAGGCCCGACATCAGCTTCAGGCGCAGCACCAGCGCGGTGGAAATCTTGCTGTCGGCCTCGGTCTGCACGTGCAGCACCCCGTCGATGCGGAAGCGGATCACCACCGCCTTTTCCTGCGGCTCGATATGGATGTCGGAAGCGCGGAAACGCAGGGCCTCCTCGAACACCGTCTGCAGCAGCTTGACCACCGGCGCGTCCTCGGCGCCGGGCGTGATGCCGAGCATCGCGCCGAACCCCAGCGGCACGTCGCCCATCTCCTGGGTCAGTTCCTTGGCCAGGCCGGAGATTTCCTCGGTACGTTTGTACACCCGGTCCAGGAGCGGCATCAACTGGCTTTCGATGATCACCGCCAGTTCGATTTCACGATGGACGATACGGGTGATTTCGTCGAACACGGCCAGATCGGTGGGGTCCGACAGGCCCACCCGCAATACGCCGTTACGCTCGTCGAGCACCAGGGCGCGATAGCGCCGGGCCTGGGCCTCGGGCAGCAGTTTGATCAAGTCGGACCGAATCTGGAAATTGCGCAGGTCGATGAATTCCGCGTTGAGCTGGCGGGCCAGGGCGTTGGCGATGCTGGCTTCGGTGACGTAGCCACTATCGACGAAAATGCGGCCCAGCTTGCGGCCGGAGCGTTTTTGCTCCTCCAGCGACAGTTGCAGCTGCTCCTGGGTCAGCAGCCCTTGTTGAATCAGCAAGTCGCCAAGACGCACTTTTTCCGGCCGTGCCATTTCACCACTCCAGTTTAAG
It includes:
- a CDS encoding GspE/PulE family protein, with protein sequence MARPEKVRLGDLLIQQGLLTQEQLQLSLEEQKRSGRKLGRIFVDSGYVTEASIANALARQLNAEFIDLRNFQIRSDLIKLLPEAQARRYRALVLDERNGVLRVGLSDPTDLAVFDEITRIVHREIELAVIIESQLMPLLDRVYKRTEEISGLAKELTQEMGDVPLGFGAMLGITPGAEDAPVVKLLQTVFEEALRFRASDIHIEPQEKAVVIRFRIDGVLHVQTEADSKISTALVLRLKLMSGLDISEKRLPQDGRFNISIRGLSVDVRISTMPTQHGESVVMRLLVQNTGLMELDRLCMPPRVLERFRHVIGRPSGIVLVTGPTGSGKTTTLYAALNELNTPEKKIITVEDPVEYRLPGLNQVQVHEKIDLSFSRVLRSALRQDPDIILVGEMRDQETAEIGMRAAMTGHLVLSTLHTNDALTTPIRLLDMGVPRYMVALSIQMVLAQRLVRVICDNCAVDYRPEPHEREWLRYELGDRVDNFKYRIGTGCAHCASTGFQGRQAVYEFIEMTNALVEAANYGDPSGFMAAGREQMGGNTLRRDAVRLVVNGRTTVDEAMRISNQLED